Genomic segment of Methanocella sp.:
TCTTTGGTCCGGTTCTTGATGAATTCCTTATCCTCGAGGCCCTCGGTGATGATGACGTTCATCATCGCGTTGATGAGCGCGACGTCGGTGCCGCTGTAGAAGGGCGCGTAGATGTCCGCCTGCCTGGCGGTCATCGTGAACCGCGGGTCGATGTTTATCAGGATGGCGCCGTTTTGTCTGGCTTTCACGACACGGCGACCGATCAGCGGGTGGTCCTCGAAGGTGTTGGAGCCTATGATGAAGATCGTCTTTGCTTCGCTAATGTCTTTGATCGAGTTCGTCATGGCGCCGCTGCCCAGTGACTTGGCCAGGCCCGCCACGGTCGTGCCGTGGCAGAGACGGGCGCAGTGGTCGATGTTGGCAGACTCCAGCGCGACCCGGGCGAACTTCTGCATGATATAGTTCTCTTCGTTGGTCACCCTGGCCGACGAGAAGCATGCCATGGCGTCGGGGCCATATTGGGCCTTGATCTCCTTGAACTTCGAAGCGATCAGTGAAAGAGCTTCCTCCCACGTTGCCGGCTCAAACTTGCCGTTCTTCTTAATGAGAGGGGTAGTAAGCCTATCATCTCTGTGGATGAATTCGTGTGCGAAGTTGCCCTTCGGACAGAGTTTGCCCTCGTTGACGGGGTGCCTCTTCCAGGGCTCGACTCCCACGACTTTTCCGCCTTTAACGACGAGGTTCAGCCCGCAGCCACAGCCACAATACGGGCAGATCGTCGGTACCATTTTCAAGTCCATTGTATCCGCACCTTAAATATTCGATAATATGTTTGAGGAAATTGTGGAGGGGGTATAAGAAGATCCCCTCCAGAAATCTTTGCATTAATATAGCTTACTTCGCCGTGGGGACAGCCTTCGGGGCTTCGCCGACCTTGACCTTGACGAGCGGAGACCTGAGGTAGATCCACCAGTAGATCAGGCTCACGAATATCGCACCGCCCACGATGTTGCCCAGCGTGACCGGTATGAGGTTCGTGACGAAGAAGTTGTACCAGCCATGCGTGCCGACCAGGTTGCTCGTCTGAGCGGCCGTCAGGCCCGCGGTAGCGACGATCTTGGGGTCGTTGGCGATGAAGATGCCAAGCGGGATGAAGAACATGTTCGCGACGCTGTGCTCGAAGCCGATCGTGACGAAGGCCATGATCGGGAACCAGCAGGAGAATATCTTGCCGATGGCATCGTCCGCGCTCAGCGCCAGCCAGACGGCCAGGCACACGAGCCAGTTACAGCCGATACCTCGCAAGAAAGCCGTCCAGAAGTCCAGGCCCGCCTTCGCGTTCGCGACGTTCGCCGTCGCCCATACTGCAAACGGAGCCGCGTTGAAGAGCCCGGCCTGGTATGCCAGGAAATAAGCGACAAAGAGAGCGCCAATAAGGTTACCGATATAAACAACGATCCAGTTGATCGCGAGCCCTGTCCACGTTCCTTCTTTATTCAACACGCCTATAGGTAAGAACATACAGTTTCCGGTGAAGAGTTCGGACCCCGCGATGACGACGAGCATCAGGCCCACAGGGAACACCGCACCAGCAGCGAACTTGAGCAGGCCCGGGGGCATCTTGACCGCAGCGTCCCCGATCATGCCGCCAGAGAGCATGCCGCCGGCAACTATTTCGCTGAGCAGGGCACCGAAGGCGATATATGCGCCCGCCAGGAAGCCCAGGAGCAAAAGTTTGTCTACCCATATACTACATTTTGTACATCCGGCCGTTGAAGCCGCCTTACAAATGTCTAAGGGTGCTTTTATTGCCATATTCAATCCTCCATTCAAACGTCAGGCCGGCCCCCGTGCGCCACATAACATACCACATTACGCCGCGAGGTTCGGCATACTGACATTAAAAAAAGATTATATTTTTTGTTCTTCTTTCTATATTAAAGTTATCTAAAACCGATATTCAATTCAAAAAAACATTTTAAGCGAAAAAGGGCTGTTTTTTCGCCTTTTCGCTTGAATAACCTATAATATATTTAAACTAGTTTAACAGGTCGAATCAAGGTCAGATTAATCATTTATCGATAATACCTGTAAATAATAGTAATTTTGTGATTGTCTATAAAAAGGTTACTGGAAAAACAGCTTAATATTTAAAAAAAGGTTACTCATGTCGATTATTTATAATAAAGTTTTTAATTGATATTAGTTACTATATAGATAGCTAACGTTTCCCTTCGGGCCTAAAGATTGCGCAGCCAAATTAATTTAACGATTGCTGAAAAAGCGATAATATAAGGCTAAAATCGCCTAAATTATAAATTATAATTAACGCATAATATTATATAATTAATTTATTAATATAGATTTTAGAAATCAGCCAGAAACATTATATATTGTCGCATCGGAAAAAGATAGATAGAGGCGGTATATTTGAGTCAAGTAGTAGTATCACCGACAACTCGACATGAAGGACACTCAAAACTCGTCCTTGAAGTTGATGACAACGGGATCGTGACTCAGGGTAATTACCTGAGCATAACGCCCGTCAGAGGATTTGAAAAATTTATTACGGGAAAACCGATGGAGTTCGCCCCCGTCGCGTCGTCCAGGTTCTGCGGCATCTGCCCCATTACCCACTCGACTGCGTCCGTGGAGTGCATTGAGAGAGCCCTCGGCATCATCCCGCCGAAGGACGGCCTTGTCATAAGGCAACTAGCGAACATGGGCAATAAGCTGCACAGCCACCCGCTCCATGAGCTGCTCATCCTTCCGGACTTCGTCAAGGACCCAAGCGCGTCCTTAGCGGCCACGGTCCGCATCCAGAAGATGAGAAAGATCGGCCAGGGCATCGTGGACATCACCGGCGGAGAAGCCATCCACGCCCCGAACTTCCGGGTCGGCGGCATGCAGAAGAACATGTCAGAGGCTGCAAAGCGCAAGATCATCGAGATGCTGAACCAGTACGAGCCCATCATGAAGGAGCAGGTCGACTTCATGCTCGCCACGCTAAAGGGCAACACAGAAGTGCCCAAGAAGCTGGGCGTCCACGACCGCGAGCTCATGGCCACTGATCTCAACTATGGTAATTCCGATCTTTTCGAGACAGAGTACTTCTACAGGTTCAGCGAGATCACCCCCAAGTCCTACTACCCCGGCGAAATCGGCATGGAGGCATGCACCAGCATCCCCATGATCGGCGGCAGGACCGTCGAGGGCGGCCCGAGGGCACGCCTGATGCGGTTCAAGGGCTTCGGCGCAAAGGACTGCGGCGACTTCGACCCCAGAGGCGCCATGGCCATCAACATCGCCAGGGCAATGGAGATCCCCATCGCGCTCGCAAGGGCACGTGAGCTTATCCAGCAGCTGGACACGACCAAGGAGACCTTAAAGAAGCCTCCCGAGTCCGGCGGCGACGGCAAGACGCTGGGAGTCGGCGCAAACGAGGCTCCGAGAGGCGTGAACGTCCACACCGCGAAGGTCAAGGATGGCAAGATCACTTACTACAATTGCCTGGTCGCAACCACCTGGAACATCCCGACCATCGGAAAGGCCACTGAAGGACAGCACTACAAGTGGGCAGAGTACGTCGTCCGGGCATATGACCCGTGCGTCTCGTGCGCGACCCACATGATCGTCGTCG
This window contains:
- a CDS encoding molybdopterin-dependent oxidoreductase, whose amino-acid sequence is MVPTICPYCGCGCGLNLVVKGGKVVGVEPWKRHPVNEGKLCPKGNFAHEFIHRDDRLTTPLIKKNGKFEPATWEEALSLIASKFKEIKAQYGPDAMACFSSARVTNEENYIMQKFARVALESANIDHCARLCHGTTVAGLAKSLGSGAMTNSIKDISEAKTIFIIGSNTFEDHPLIGRRVVKARQNGAILINIDPRFTMTARQADIYAPFYSGTDVALINAMMNVIITEGLEDKEFIKNRTKDYEKMKEEVMKCTPEWAAPITGVPADTIRKVARIYATNKPSAIIYSMGVTQHACGTDNVLSMSNIAMLTGNIGKRGSGVNPLRGQNNVQGACDMGALPNVVSGYQ
- a CDS encoding formate/nitrite transporter family protein, with amino-acid sequence MAIKAPLDICKAASTAGCTKCSIWVDKLLLLGFLAGAYIAFGALLSEIVAGGMLSGGMIGDAAVKMPPGLLKFAAGAVFPVGLMLVVIAGSELFTGNCMFLPIGVLNKEGTWTGLAINWIVVYIGNLIGALFVAYFLAYQAGLFNAAPFAVWATANVANAKAGLDFWTAFLRGIGCNWLVCLAVWLALSADDAIGKIFSCWFPIMAFVTIGFEHSVANMFFIPLGIFIANDPKIVATAGLTAAQTSNLVGTHGWYNFFVTNLIPVTLGNIVGGAIFVSLIYWWIYLRSPLVKVKVGEAPKAVPTAK
- the frhA gene encoding coenzyme F420 hydrogenase subunit alpha, with translation MSQVVVSPTTRHEGHSKLVLEVDDNGIVTQGNYLSITPVRGFEKFITGKPMEFAPVASSRFCGICPITHSTASVECIERALGIIPPKDGLVIRQLANMGNKLHSHPLHELLILPDFVKDPSASLAATVRIQKMRKIGQGIVDITGGEAIHAPNFRVGGMQKNMSEAAKRKIIEMLNQYEPIMKEQVDFMLATLKGNTEVPKKLGVHDRELMATDLNYGNSDLFETEYFYRFSEITPKSYYPGEIGMEACTSIPMIGGRTVEGGPRARLMRFKGFGAKDCGDFDPRGAMAINIARAMEIPIALARARELIQQLDTTKETLKKPPESGGDGKTLGVGANEAPRGVNVHTAKVKDGKITYYNCLVATTWNIPTIGKATEGQHYKWAEYVVRAYDPCVSCATHMIVVDEEGKLVDEAMI